TGATGACCAAAAAAAGGAGCTGACGGCCCTTCCACCGGCCCTGCGTCTTCCCTGGGAATGGCTTTCCTTGCTGAAAACTCCTCTGCCCCCCAAAAAGTACCGCAGATGGTctgggagcagaggagggagatTCCGCGCCTCCTCCACTCCCACTGCTGCCTCAAGCCTCTCGCTTCCCGCAGCAAGAGAACGAGACCCAGATCCGCCTTCTCACCCACCGCCTTGGCCTCCGGGGCTCCCTCCGGGAAGCCCTCCACCACAGCCACAAGGGCCTTGCCGCTCTCCGGGCTGTGCTCCCGAATCCAGGCGTAGAACTCCCGGGGCAGGATGGTCAGGAACTGCTCCAGCACGAGCAGCTCCAGGATCTGCTCCTTGGTGTGCAGCTCGGGCCGCAGCCACTGGCGACAGAGCTCCTGGAGCTCCCTGAGGGCCTCCTGGGGACCAGCCGCCTCCTGGTAGCGGAACTGCCGAAACCTCAGGCGAAAAGTCTCCGGGCTGGGGCCTTCCCGCGCCCTGCCCCACGGCAACTCTTTCTCCAGTTTTACCACAGGGACACCCATTTGCTGCTGACGATCTTCTGCCATCCCTGGACACTCTTTAAGCATCTTCACACCCCCTCCCAGAAGACTGAGGGTCTGTTGGCAAGACCAGACAATGAGAACAGCATAAATAAGACACAGGGAAGGTCAGGTCACCCCAGTTCTGCCTCTACGTCAGTGAAATCAG
This portion of the Physeter macrocephalus isolate SW-GA unplaced genomic scaffold, ASM283717v5 random_1127, whole genome shotgun sequence genome encodes:
- the ZSCAN25 gene encoding zinc finger and SCAN domain-containing protein 25 isoform X7 codes for the protein MLKECPGMAEDRQQQMGVPVVKLEKELPWGRAREGPSPETFRLRFRQFRYQEAAGPQEALRELQELCRQWLRPELHTKEQILELLVLEQFLTILPREFYAWIREHSPESGKALVAVVEGFPEGAPEAKAVPCHVRGEQAETALRRGPWEPSVRLGPVEVKPEWGLPRGEGIQGLDQGTEEQTSQDPGEGTQAFQEQARPVPRAGPGLPAVSTGDQEMAVGFLTAGSQEEDIRGGDPRGAI